The following coding sequences lie in one Miscanthus floridulus cultivar M001 chromosome 9, ASM1932011v1, whole genome shotgun sequence genomic window:
- the LOC136482641 gene encoding uncharacterized protein: MPPAVAAATAAITLMMMTAPTPARTTTRTRAKGWDEFEDFAVNLMLRCNIALLDSFRLDIDRGRKPQSYNWSGSATQGWEYSGRQATAWLRRAMKFLEFQNLRNLLLGDCDLSDDFHVLRFFHRGSPNQEKVTLWHCKFPGDSEDKEGTRKLDKTSSSGCCCGLDFLRDENVELEIIHKDDDACRSVDELVRDLPNLKGTTDVVPDAAAATEDSMPHSTGVGPRRGTRRRRTSVRISGPEWE; the protein is encoded by the exons atgcctccagCAGTGGCGGCAGCGACAGCAGCTATTACTCTGATGATGATGACAGCACCGACTCCGGCTCGGACAACAACCAGGACAAGGGCAAAAGGGTGGGATGAATTCGAGGATTTCGCCGTCAACCTCATGCTCCGTTGTAACATCGCGCTGCTGGATTCCTTCAGGCTAGACATTGATAGGGGCAGGAAacctcagtcctataattggtcTGGCAGTGCAACACAAGGCTGGGAATACAGCGGCCGACAAGCAACGGCGTGGCTCCGTCGCGCGATGAAATTCCTGGAATTCCAGAACCTGAGGAACTTGCTGCTGGGCGACTGTGATCTCAGTGATGACTTCCACGTATTGCGGTTCTTTCATCGAGGTTCACCTAATCAAGAGAAGGTCACTTTGTGGCACTGCAAG TTCCCAGGTGATTCTGAGGACAAGGAAGGAACGCGCAAACTGGACAAGACCTCATCTTCTGGTTGCTGCTGTGGCCTCGACTTCCTACGTGATGAGAACGTCGAGCTTGAAATCATACATAAAGATGACGATGCCTGTCGATCTGTTGACGAGCTTGTGCGTGACTTACCAAATCTCAAAGGTACAACTGATGTTGTTCCTgacgctgctgctgctactgaagATTCGATGCCTCATTCAACTGGAGTTGGGCCTCGTCGGGGAACTCGGCGCAGGAGGACCAGCGTGCGCATCTCGGGACCAGAATGGGAATGA
- the LOC136480572 gene encoding MEIOTIC F-BOX protein MOF-like: MEIAEGTRKRSRSIGGSSGGGDLDRLSALPDCLLHVILSSLRARQVVQTCVLSTRWRHLWRSVPCLDVDIVEFSRSKGKGWDEFEDFAVNLMLRFNIALLDSFRLDIDRGRKPQFNRWSDGASHGSWTYSGRQAAAWLRRAMKYCTPGHAIISCQRQGLNLSPSSWHLRTLHLCHVPLDDRFAEHLSSVCRSLEDMELDHCACEIRSIASDSLKNLVLKHCTWGRFFSDIACPKLKTLVINGGSNRYRHPPLAISAPMVGYLRLDVDADRFRGGISITKTMPSLDRASIHLRCNKYCLSKLRSRFDGDQSELLCSVSNATSLELSGVGTTVLGEEPKSLEFQNLRNLLLGDCDLSDDFRVLRFFHQGSPNLEKVTLRHCKFLGDSDSEDNEGKTRKLNKTSSSDCCGLDFLRDANVELEIIHKDDNDAWRFADELVLDLPPNPKGTTDAVPDDATAATEDSVPHSTGVGPRRGTGRKTTSVRISGPEWERAM; the protein is encoded by the exons ATGGAGATCGCAGAAGGCACAAGGAAACGAAGCCGCTCAATCGGCGGAAGCTCGGGTGGCGGCGACCTGGACCGGCTGAGCGCCCTACCGGACTGCCTCCTCCACGTCATCCTGTCCTCCCTCAGGGCCCGACAGGTGGTGCAGACGTGCGTGCTGTCCACACGCTGGAGGCACCTCTGGCGCTCCGTGCCGTGCCTGGACGTCGACATCGTCGAGTTCAG CCGGAGCAAGGGCAAAGGGTGGGACGAATTCGAGGACTTCGCCGTCAACCTCATGCTCCGTTTCAACATCGCGCTGCTGGATTCCTTCAGGCTTGACATCGATCGGGGCAGGAAACCTCAGTTCAATCGCTGGTCCGATGGTGCATCACACGGCAGCTGGACATACAGCGGCCGACAAGCAGCAGCGTGGCTCCGTCGCGCCATGAAATACTGCACGCCAGGTCACGCCATCATCAGTTGCCAGCGTCAGGGACTGAATCTGAGCCCTAGCTCATGGCACCTCAGAACGCTGCATCTCTGCCACGTACCTCTGGACGATCGTTTCGCGGAGCATCTCAGCTCAGTGTGCCGCTCTTTGGAGGATATGGAACTGGACCATTGCGCCTGTGAGATCCGTTCGATCGCCTCCGACTCCCTCAAGAACCTGGTTCTGAAACATTGCACATGGGGCAGATTCTTCTCTGACATTGCATGCCCCAAATTGAAGACCTTGGTGATCAATGGTGGCTCCAATAGATACCGCCACCCGCCGCTGGCTATCTCGGCCCCCATGGTTGGCTATCTACGCCTAGATGTGGATGCTGACCGCTTCCGTGGGGGTATTTCGATAACCAAGACGATGCCATCCCTTGACAGGGCCTCGATTCATTTACGCTGCAACAAATACTGTTTATCCAAGCTTCGAAGTAGATTTGATGGGGATCAATCCGAGCTTCTTTGTAGTGTGTCTAACGCGACAAGTTTGGAGCTGTCAGGTGTTGGGACGACG GTGCTCGGTGAGGAACCCAAATCCCTGGAATTCCAGAACCTGAGGAACTTGCTGTTGGGCGACTGTGATCTCAGTGATGACTTCCGCGTATTGCGGTTCTTTCATCAGGGTTCGCCTAATCTAGAGAAGGTCACTTTGCGGCACTGCAAG TTCCTAGGTGATTCTGATTCCGAGGACAATGAAGGCAAAACGCGCAAACTCAACAAGACCTCATCTTCAGATTGCTGTGGCCTGGACTTCCTACGTGATGCGAACGTCGAGCTTGAAATCATACATAAAGATGACAACGATGCCTGGCGATTTGCCGACGAGCTTGTGCTCGACCTACCACCAAATCCCAAAGGTACCACTGATGCTGTTCCTGACGATGCTACTGCTGCTACTGAAGATTCCGTGCCTCATTCAACTGGAGTTGGGCCTCGTCGGGGAACTGGGCGCAAGACGACCAGCGTGCGCATCTCGGGACCTGAATGGGAACGAGCCATGTAA
- the LOC136484107 gene encoding ABC transporter F family member 5-like, with amino-acid sequence MAAMDLLSGKLVRSLRLHSSLLPSAPSSSRAVPTSRRLRRRGHAPLYCRLTTSSSSSLSTSTTTEEKEDAKSQDPSSLLTSSDPSAAGAGTKKKRSGGSSSGASSIPSGVRLEGISKSYKGVTVLKDVSWEVQRGEKVGLVGVNGAGKTTQLRIIAGLEQPDGGAVVKAKDNMKIAFLSQEFEVSASRTVREEFFSAFQEEMEVKRRLEQVQAALEGATEDMDLMGRLLDELDLLQRRSQDVDLGMVDVKVQKLMPELGFMPEDADRLVASFSGGWKMRMSLGKILLQDPDLLLLDEPTNHVDLDTVEWLESYLKTQDVPMVIISHDRAFLDQLCTKIVETEFGVSKTYKGNYSEYILAKAVAVQAQYAAWEKQQKEIEQTKELINRLGAGVNAGRASSEQKKLEKLEKEGLIEKPFQRKQLKIRFPERGRSGRTVLTINNLQFGFEDKTLFNNANLIVERGEKIAIIGPNGCGKSTLLKLILGMEKPQGGEVLLGDHNVLPNYFEQNQAEALDLEKTVLDTVAEAAEDWTLDDIKGLLGRCNFRDDMLDRKVQFLSGGEKARLAFCKFMVTPSTLLILDEPTNHLDIPSKEMLEEAISEYTGTVITVSHDRYFIKQIVNRVIEVKDQTIQDYQGDYNYYLERNLEARERELAREEELEEKAPKVKAKSKMSKAEKAVRKKQKMQAFQQSKQKTKSLKNSKRWN; translated from the exons ATGGCCGCCATGGACCTCCTCTCGGGCAAGCTCGTACGCTCCCTCCGCCTCCATTCCTCACTCCTCCCCTCCGCTCCCTCCTCCTCCCGCGCCGTCCCCACATcccgccgtctccgccgccgcggcCATGCCCCCCTATACTGCCGCctcaccacctcctcctcatcctccctcTCCACCAGCACAACCACGGAGGAGAAAGAGGACGCCAAAAGCCAGGACCCTTCCTCCCTCCTCACCTCCTCCGACccctccgccgccggcgccgggacCAAGAAGAAGCGGTcgggcggcagcagcagcggcgcaTCTAGCATCCCATCCGGGGTGCGGCTGGAGGGGATCTCCAAGTCCTACAAGGGCGTGACGGTGCTCAAGGACGTGTCCTGGGAGGTGCAGCGCGGCGAGAAGGTGGGGCTCGTCGGCGTGAACGGCGCGGGCAAGACGACGCAGCTCCGCATCATCGCGGGGCTCGAGCAGCCCGACGGCGGCGCCGTCGTCAAGGCCAAGGACAACATGAAGATCGCCTTCCTCAGCCAGGAGTTCGAGGTCTCCGCCTCCCGCACCGTCAGGGAGGAGTTCTTCAGCGCCTTCCAGGAGGAGATGGAAGTCAAGCGCCGGCTCGAGCAGGTGCAGGCGGCCCTCGAGGGCGCCACCGAGGACATGGACCTCATGGGCCGGCTCCTCGATGAGCTCGACCTGCTGCAGCGCCGCTCCCAGGACGTCGACCTCGGCATGGTGGACGTCAAGGTGCAGAAGCTCATGCCAGAGCTCGGATTCATGCCCGAGGACGCCGACCGCCTCGTGGCCTCCTTCAGTGGTGGGTGGAAAATGAGGATGTCTCTTGGCAAGATACTTCTTCAG GACCCTGATTTGCTTTTGCTTGATGAGCCTACGAATCATGTCGATTTGGATACCGTTGAGTGGCTGGAGAGCTATCTTAAGACACAGGATGTGCCGATGGTCATTATATCTCATGACAGGGCGTTTCTTGATCAGTTgtgtacaaagatagtggaaACTGAATTTGGTGTGTCCAAGACATACAAGGGTAACTATTCGGAGTACATTCTAGCGAAGGCGGTAGCAGTGCAGGCACAGTATGCTGCGTGGGAGAAGCAGCAGAAGGAGATTGAACAGACAAAGGAGCTGATAAACAGACTTGGTGCCGGAGTTAATGCTGGGCGTGCTTCCAGCGAGCAAAAG AAATTGGAGAAGCTTGAAAAGGAAGGGTTGATTGAGAAACCTTTCCAAAGGAAGCAGCTAAAGATCAGATTCCCTGAGCGTGGAAGAAGTGGGAGAACTGTGTTGACAATAAACAATCTTCAATTCGGATTTGAGGATAAG ACTTTGTTCAACAATGCTAATCTTATAGTAGAGAGAGGTGAAAAGATAGCTATTATTGGGCCCAATGGTTGTGGAAAGAGCACATTGCTTAAACTTATTTTGGGGATGGAGAAGCCACAAggtggtgaggtgcttcttgggGACCATAATGTGTTGCCAAACTATTTCGAGCAGAATCAG GCAGAAGCTCTTGATTTAGAGAAGACTGTGCTAGACACTGTAGCAGAAGCTGCAGAGGACTGGACACTTGATGATATCAAAGGTCTCCTTGGCCGTTGTAACTTCAGGGATGACATGCTGGATAGAAAAGTTCAGTTTTTAAGTGGTGGAGAGAAG GCAAGGCTTGCATTTTGCAAGTTCATGGTGACTCCATCTACTTTACTCATCTTGGATGAACCGACAAACCATCTTGATATCCCATCAAAAGAAATGCTTGAG GAGGCAATATCAGAATATACAGGTACTGTAATAACAGTTTCTCATGACCGGTACTTTATAAAACAAATTGTGAACAGAGTCATTGAAGTGAAAGATCAGACTATCCAAGACTATCAAGGAGATTACAAT TATTACCTTGAAAGGAACCTTGAAGCCAGAGAAAGGGAACTTGCCCGTGAGGAAGAGCTCGAGGAGAAAGCCCCCAAAGTAAAAGCTAAATCCAAAATGTCCAAG GCAGAGAAAGCTGTCAGAAAGAAGCAGAAGATGCAGGCCTTCCAACAGAGCAAACAAAAAACAAAGTCGCTTAAAAACTCAAAGAGGTGGAATTGA
- the LOC136482642 gene encoding probable F-box protein At1g44080 has translation MADTTGTSWSDIPLDLAGRILHRLPAHVDRVRFGAVCPQWRATTRHGPLPPPLPLLLLSDARVYSLPGSEPFHFSGFTGTGYTDACGDWLVFTGEEGCFLRDPFSNATVTLPPLSRVRARLVGRGGGAVWTQAPPAASTAMKRRPKRIITFTHCGTDEGGILKDEDVLSPGTSLILKPPMHVGDESVNVATLAWMKMAERLQLEEEPKKCKLWLCSPNFIVATIKFTGGKRIAVCQAGPTSWWSVCFENHCPDFIDMAFHQGKLYALDVHDSLFVIDVSMENSSSDPWISQMRKVIIGPCLHMHFFLGCQKRAYLVESRGVLLVVLRKLRHPSIDLSLFEADAAERNEFEVFEADLSQSQWFKVTAIGNNEVLFLRRRCSRSVGVSHNALPGGCIFFLDNDDKDCSWYGASSSCCVYSMTNGKVSTPLPTVSWKPGIVFGTWLFPQS, from the coding sequence ATGGCGGATACCACGGGAACGTCGTGGTCGGACATCCCGCTGGACCTCGCCGGCCGGATCCTCCACCGGCTGCCTGCCCATGTTGACCGCGTCCGGTTCGGCGCCGTGTGCCCCCAGTGGCGCGCGACCACGCGGCACGGCCCCCTGCCCCCACCGCTGCCTCTGCTGCTGCTCTCGGATGCTAGGGTGTACAGTCTGCCCGGAAGCGAGCCGTTCCACTTCTCTGGCTTTACGGGGACGGGGTACACCGACGCTTGTGGCGACTGGCTGGTGTTTACAGGTGAGGAGGGCTGCTTCCTGAGGGATCCTTTCTCCAATGCCACCGTGACACTTCCACCTCTGTCACGTGTCCGAGCTCGGCTTGTGGGCAGGGGCGGTGGAGCAGTTTGGACTCAAGCCCCCCCTGCTGCCTCCACAGCCATGAAGCGCCGTCCGAAGCGCATAATAACTTTTACTCACTGTGGAACAGATGAAGGAGGGATTTTGAAGGATGAAGATGTTTTGAGCCCCGGAACCTCTTTGATTCTGAAACCACCTATGCATGTGGGTGATGAGTCCGTTAATGTGGCAACCCTAGCATGGATGAAAATGGCTGAAAGGTTGCAGTTGGAGGAGGAACCAAAGAAGTGCAAACTGTGGCTCTGTTCACCCAATTTCATTGTAGCAACAATCAAGTTCACGGGAGGCAAACGGATTGCAGTGTGCCAGGCAGGGCCCACCTCGTGGTGGTCTGTATGTTTCGAAAATCACTGTCCAGACTTTATTGACATGGCATTCCATCAGGGCAAGCTATATGCCCTTGACGTCCATGATTCACTTTTCGTCATCGATGTCAGCATGGAAAACAGTAGCAGCGATCCATGGATTTCTCAAATGCGAAAGGTCATCATCGGTCCATGTTTGCACATGCATTTTTTCCTAGGATGTCAAAAGAGGGCCTATCTAGTTGAATCACGTGGTGTGTTGCTGGTGGTATTGAGAAAGTTACGCCACCCATCGATAGACCTGAGTTTATTTGAAGCCGATGCAGCTGAACGTAATGAGTTCGAGGTGTTTGAAGCCGATCTCAGTCAGTCACAGTGGTTTAAGGTGACGGCGATAGGGAACAATGAGGTTTTGTTTCTACGTCGACGATGCAGCAGGTCTGTTGGTGTTTCTCATAATGCTTTGCCAGGGGGCTGCATCTTCTTCCTGGATAATGATGACAAGGATTGCAGTTGGTATGGTGCCTCAAGTTCTTGCTGCGTCTACAGCATGACGAACGGCAAGGTCTCCACCCCTCTGCCAACGGTGTCATGGAAGCCTGGCATTGTGTTTGGGACTTGGCTCTTCCCTCAGAGCTGA